GGGCCTCGGTAGATGAGGACGTGCTTCTCGCCGTGCCACTCGCGGACGAACTGCGTACCGGGCAGGAGGGACTCTCGTCCCTTGCGCCGTTCCTCGCGCCTCTCGAGCGAGGCGTTGAGGACGGCGGCGGTGGCATCGGAGATGCGGAGGTTGTAGTGCTCCTCCTGGAGGCGGTAGATCGCCTCCTGCCGGAGGGTC
This Fibrobacter succinogenes DNA region includes the following protein-coding sequences:
- a CDS encoding DUF2924 domain-containing protein encodes the protein MSHRKGKALMTQPPHTMLAEIAAIQKMNANQILTKYARFFTGSPTRCTATLRQEAIYRLQEEHYNLRISDATAAVLNASLERREERRKGRESLLPGTQFVREWHGEKHVLIYRGP